Proteins found in one Solitalea lacus genomic segment:
- a CDS encoding SusC/RagA family TonB-linked outer membrane protein encodes MNLKLLCNAFKVPKQSVLRLVTGLLCLSSLTVKAQSKLNGEYVSLNVKNRPIAEVFKQVERQTNYRFSYDNNELNTSTAVTLNLANAPINEVLEKLSQRAPVEFKKQDQDILVKQQHNTNTVADEILIKGTVRDENGQPLPGVTILIKNSSKSTATDINGNFSIQASEGSFLVAQMVGFKIREIQITKKITTLNLILNEETKALGEVVVTALGIKKEKAKIAFATQEVKGAEMEKARESNVLSSLNGKVAGLSIYNSSTLFETPSLTLRGGNPLIVIDGVPTRTDFWNLNPDDIESVNVLKSNAAGLLYGGLGKEGAIMITTKKGKGGANGVEVSFNTSTQFQAGFLRIPETQDQYGMGWNGQYAFKDGRGGGTYDDYGYVWGPKLNQKDPNTASGFVEIPQYNSPVDPNTGNLVALPWVTRSQSNLEKFLRNELLNTTNFSLAGKTDRSDYRISLSHVYQRGQVPNTKLNSTTLNLAGGLKITEKLKAEATVSYNKQYTPNYPSTGYGPNNFFYNIVLWMGPEVDINDMRNYWKAGKQDLNQQTYNYTWYNNPWFLANEYLKNYTNDVVVSQANLTYDITKDLSFLIRGGATVNNALSDTKTPYSFINYGTSKSPFGQYSLGSSNNLRLVTDALLTYKKSFLKDFSATISAGASDRYEQSKSLNSNTVGGLSVPGSYNLANSRDPIQSTNNLIEREVKSVYGYADIAYKNMVYFNLSGRNDWSSALQKPYNSFFYPSASLGLIVSEMVKMPSAISFVKLRSAYADVSSDPTAYYTLPTYSRGTRWNGTPSLNLPGSIYDPALKPNRTISREVGTELKFFSNRIGVDFTYYNYLDKNSIRTIPLSQASGYSSLIINGDVYNRKGIELILSATPVKSNNLKWDIAFNYSRLRNYVKEYFGGDSIRDGVKLGERTDVYRGWAWERSPDGKIVMEGGLPKYINQAVNMGYTGHDWDFGITNNIAYKNFNLSFSFDGRIGGKMYNGLEAKLFEGGMHKSTANQYRDDSYAGKATYLADGVVVTEGAVEYDPQGNIISDTRKFAPNTTKVDYVDWVMTTYTNGIDEANLYDKTFVKLREVALTYNVSPKLLKKTPFSSANFSVVGRNLLLFTKVPFMDPDGYDGFDLAEPTYRNIGFNLNLKF; translated from the coding sequence ATGAATCTAAAATTACTATGTAATGCTTTTAAAGTTCCTAAACAGTCAGTCTTGCGGCTCGTTACAGGACTGTTATGCCTAAGCTCGTTGACCGTCAAAGCCCAATCCAAACTCAATGGCGAGTATGTGAGCTTAAATGTTAAAAATAGGCCCATTGCCGAAGTTTTTAAACAGGTAGAACGACAAACCAATTATCGTTTCAGCTATGATAATAATGAGTTAAATACAAGCACAGCTGTAACCCTAAATTTAGCAAATGCACCTATTAATGAGGTGCTTGAAAAGCTTTCACAAAGAGCTCCGGTAGAATTTAAAAAACAGGATCAGGATATTTTAGTTAAACAGCAACATAATACAAATACAGTTGCTGATGAGATCCTTATAAAAGGAACTGTTAGAGATGAGAATGGGCAACCATTGCCGGGAGTGACAATACTGATTAAAAATTCAAGCAAAAGTACCGCTACCGATATTAATGGAAACTTTTCAATTCAGGCTTCTGAAGGAAGTTTTCTTGTAGCTCAAATGGTAGGCTTTAAAATTCGTGAAATTCAGATTACAAAAAAGATCACCACTTTAAATCTAATACTCAATGAAGAAACAAAAGCATTGGGTGAAGTGGTAGTAACGGCTTTGGGTATCAAAAAAGAGAAGGCAAAAATTGCTTTTGCCACTCAGGAAGTTAAGGGTGCTGAAATGGAAAAAGCCAGAGAGTCCAATGTTCTCAGCAGTCTTAATGGCAAAGTGGCCGGTTTGTCCATTTACAATTCATCTACATTATTTGAAACACCCTCTCTCACTTTGCGTGGAGGCAATCCATTAATTGTTATTGATGGGGTGCCTACCCGTACTGATTTTTGGAACTTAAACCCTGATGATATTGAGAGCGTAAACGTATTGAAGAGTAATGCAGCAGGATTGTTATACGGTGGTTTGGGTAAAGAAGGTGCTATTATGATCACGACCAAAAAAGGAAAAGGAGGCGCCAACGGCGTAGAGGTGTCTTTTAATACTTCCACCCAATTCCAGGCGGGATTTCTTCGCATTCCTGAAACGCAGGATCAATATGGTATGGGCTGGAACGGTCAGTATGCATTTAAAGATGGTCGTGGCGGCGGTACCTACGATGATTATGGATACGTATGGGGGCCAAAGCTAAACCAAAAAGACCCAAACACTGCCAGCGGCTTTGTAGAGATTCCTCAGTACAACAGCCCGGTTGATCCTAACACAGGCAATCTGGTAGCATTACCATGGGTAACTCGCAGTCAAAGTAATTTGGAAAAGTTTCTGCGCAATGAATTGTTAAATACAACAAACTTCAGTTTGGCCGGGAAAACCGATCGCAGTGATTATCGTATTTCTTTATCTCATGTTTACCAGCGTGGCCAGGTACCAAATACCAAACTTAATTCCACCACTTTAAATCTTGCAGGCGGTTTAAAAATAACAGAAAAGTTAAAGGCTGAAGCCACAGTATCCTATAACAAACAGTACACGCCTAATTATCCTTCTACTGGTTACGGACCCAATAACTTCTTTTACAACATCGTACTATGGATGGGGCCTGAAGTAGATATTAATGATATGCGTAATTACTGGAAGGCGGGAAAACAGGATCTCAACCAACAAACCTACAATTATACATGGTACAACAACCCTTGGTTTTTGGCAAACGAGTACTTAAAAAACTATACAAATGATGTGGTGGTTTCTCAGGCAAATTTAACTTATGATATTACCAAAGATCTGAGTTTTCTTATCAGAGGTGGAGCCACTGTAAATAATGCACTTTCAGATACTAAAACACCATATAGCTTTATTAACTATGGAACTTCAAAGTCTCCGTTTGGGCAATATAGTTTAGGCAGTAGTAATAACCTTCGTCTTGTAACAGATGCATTGCTTACTTATAAAAAGAGTTTTCTGAAAGATTTTAGTGCAACTATTTCTGCAGGAGCCTCCGATCGTTATGAGCAATCCAAGTCTCTTAATTCCAATACAGTTGGTGGTCTAAGTGTTCCAGGAAGCTATAATCTTGCTAATTCCCGGGATCCTATTCAATCTACTAACAACTTAATAGAGCGCGAAGTAAAAAGTGTATACGGTTATGCTGACATAGCCTATAAAAACATGGTGTACTTTAATCTAAGTGGGCGTAATGATTGGTCGAGCGCGCTGCAAAAGCCTTATAATTCATTCTTTTACCCATCGGCTTCCCTAGGATTAATAGTATCTGAAATGGTAAAAATGCCATCTGCTATTTCCTTTGTGAAATTGCGTAGTGCCTATGCAGACGTTTCTTCCGACCCTACAGCCTATTATACATTGCCCACTTATTCACGTGGTACGAGATGGAATGGTACACCTTCGCTTAACTTGCCGGGTTCAATATATGACCCTGCACTTAAACCGAACAGAACTATATCAAGAGAAGTGGGTACTGAGCTTAAGTTTTTTAGCAATCGCATAGGTGTTGATTTTACTTATTACAATTACCTGGATAAAAACTCAATCAGAACTATTCCGCTTTCACAGGCTTCGGGTTATAGCAGCTTAATTATTAACGGAGATGTTTACAATAGAAAAGGAATTGAATTAATTCTTTCTGCCACTCCAGTTAAGAGCAATAACTTAAAATGGGATATCGCCTTTAACTACAGTCGCTTGAGAAACTATGTGAAAGAATATTTTGGAGGAGACAGCATCAGAGATGGAGTGAAACTTGGAGAACGTACAGATGTATATCGCGGATGGGCCTGGGAGCGTTCACCAGATGGAAAGATCGTAATGGAAGGAGGTCTGCCAAAGTATATTAACCAAGCGGTAAATATGGGTTATACAGGCCATGATTGGGATTTTGGTATCACTAACAATATTGCATACAAGAACTTTAACCTTAGTTTTTCATTTGACGGACGTATTGGCGGAAAAATGTATAACGGTTTGGAAGCGAAACTATTTGAGGGAGGTATGCACAAATCAACAGCAAACCAATATCGCGATGATTCCTATGCAGGAAAAGCCACGTACCTGGCTGATGGGGTAGTGGTTACCGAAGGAGCTGTAGAATACGATCCGCAGGGTAATATTATTAGCGATACCAGAAAGTTTGCACCTAATACCACCAAAGTGGATTATGTTGATTGGGTAATGACCACTTATACCAATGGTATTGACGAGGCCAACTTATACGACAAAACTTTTGTTAAACTAAGAGAAGTCGCCTTAACCTATAATGTATCTCCTAAGCTGTTGAAGAAAACACCTTTCAGTTCAGCCAACTTTTCAGTAGTAGGTCGTAACCTGTTACTGTTCACCAAGGTTCCGTTTATGGATCCTGATGGATATGACGGTTTTGACTTGGCTGAGCCCACTTACCGAAATATCGGTTTCAACCTTAATCTAAAGTTTTAA
- a CDS encoding SusD/RagB family nutrient-binding outer membrane lipoprotein, with translation MKPLYKLFALTACLLAMLSSCKKHDYYLENPNNPSSASSALLLTNICVSTFNGWPADPAYASRHLTYYERPNVNINYGWGASAYGAYDVLRQIQKMDEMAQKTGEVNYRGLAKFFRAVHFISLTESFGDVPYSDALKALEGVQKPKYDAQEDIYAGVLNELEEANSILDPSKGTLAGDIIYGSKSQQILQWKKLVNAYRLRILIHLSKKENNAKLNVKQQFQSIISNPDKYPLMTGNADNGQLVFNTSAANNSYPLFQSTTVASLVSLEKGFVTILKDRNDSRLFSFGDPISGMAPNVFSSYEGVDAGLTVANQQTASKNASRLKRRYVENQVNEPLIFMGFAEQQFLIAEAISRGWIPAGRGSYITAEQNYNAGIDASFAFYGIPVATYKDGVKVKFDSAKAIEQIITQKYIASFMNSFWEPFLEQRRTGFPTFSVGPGTLNGGQIPKRWKYPQAEYTINKTNIEAAVQRQYTGSDNINGVMWVLQ, from the coding sequence ATGAAACCTTTATATAAATTATTTGCATTAACAGCATGTCTACTTGCAATGCTCTCATCGTGTAAAAAGCATGATTATTATTTGGAGAATCCCAATAATCCATCTTCAGCTTCTTCTGCACTTTTACTTACCAATATTTGCGTGAGCACCTTTAATGGCTGGCCGGCAGATCCTGCTTATGCAAGCCGGCACTTAACTTATTATGAGCGCCCAAATGTGAATATAAATTACGGTTGGGGGGCATCAGCTTATGGAGCTTATGATGTATTACGACAAATACAAAAGATGGATGAAATGGCTCAAAAAACAGGAGAGGTGAACTACAGAGGATTGGCAAAATTTTTTAGGGCTGTTCATTTTATTTCCCTTACGGAATCTTTTGGAGACGTACCTTATTCGGATGCATTGAAAGCATTGGAGGGCGTGCAAAAACCTAAGTATGATGCTCAGGAAGATATTTATGCAGGGGTTTTAAATGAGCTGGAAGAAGCGAATAGCATCCTTGATCCTAGTAAAGGTACTCTTGCCGGCGATATTATTTATGGAAGTAAATCTCAGCAGATCCTTCAATGGAAAAAACTGGTGAACGCCTACCGTTTGCGCATCCTTATTCATCTTTCTAAAAAAGAGAATAATGCAAAACTTAATGTCAAGCAGCAATTTCAAAGTATAATTAGTAACCCAGATAAATACCCGTTAATGACAGGTAATGCTGATAATGGACAACTGGTTTTCAATACTTCTGCAGCCAATAATTCTTATCCGCTTTTTCAGAGCACAACGGTAGCTAGTTTAGTTTCTTTGGAAAAAGGATTTGTAACCATACTAAAGGACAGGAATGACTCTCGATTGTTTAGTTTTGGCGATCCTATATCTGGTATGGCACCTAATGTGTTTAGCAGTTATGAAGGAGTAGATGCCGGTCTTACCGTTGCTAATCAGCAAACAGCCTCTAAAAACGCTTCAAGATTAAAAAGAAGGTATGTTGAAAATCAAGTAAATGAGCCTTTAATTTTTATGGGATTTGCTGAGCAGCAGTTTTTAATTGCAGAGGCAATCTCAAGAGGTTGGATACCTGCAGGAAGAGGAAGCTACATTACTGCTGAACAAAACTACAATGCCGGTATTGATGCTTCGTTTGCTTTTTATGGAATTCCGGTAGCCACTTACAAGGACGGTGTTAAGGTTAAGTTTGATTCAGCAAAGGCTATAGAGCAAATCATCACCCAAAAATACATCGCATCTTTCATGAACTCTTTCTGGGAGCCATTTCTTGAGCAGCGTCGTACAGGCTTTCCAACTTTTAGCGTTGGTCCTGGTACATTAAATGGTGGGCAAATACCTAAGCGCTGGAAGTATCCGCAAGCCGAATACACAATTAATAAAACCAATATTGAAGCTGCTGTGCAACGTCA
- a CDS encoding FecR family protein, whose translation MNENQFRMKYSNYRAEDFASDVSFLNYHHNSNEEDVFFWKKWIALNPKKREEVNAAIILIQSLSYTKQPLKFEHNLRELENYINSTSLNQVTTQIEKQTTKKIFSLSGWVKIAAMTVFAISLLFSIYKFIQPNNTKQLIAYTEFYSEAGQTNTLVLSDGSKITIHGNSKLKYPKTFSGDERRVELEGEAFFEVVKDKKHPFIISTGKLETRVLGTSFNVRAYPSDQTVKVALVTGKVKVTNIKNNESMHLVPSQMAVFSKSTQRLAKQSFNNEVETGWRNGVLLFTNASFAELKAKIEAQYGITLINESAKQKWTYTGRIAEQNMKEAMQNICFVKGLSYEIKGDTVIVK comes from the coding sequence ATGAATGAAAATCAGTTTAGAATGAAGTACAGTAATTACCGGGCAGAAGACTTTGCAAGTGATGTATCATTTCTTAATTATCATCACAATTCAAATGAAGAGGATGTGTTTTTTTGGAAAAAGTGGATAGCACTTAATCCGAAGAAGCGCGAAGAGGTTAATGCAGCAATCATTCTGATTCAATCATTATCATACACCAAACAACCGCTAAAGTTTGAACACAATTTACGTGAACTTGAAAACTATATCAACAGCACTTCGCTAAACCAAGTTACTACGCAAATCGAAAAACAAACCACTAAAAAGATTTTCAGTCTATCAGGGTGGGTAAAGATTGCGGCGATGACTGTATTTGCTATTAGTTTATTATTCAGCATTTACAAATTCATACAACCTAATAATACCAAACAACTGATTGCTTACACTGAATTTTATTCAGAGGCAGGGCAAACCAACACGCTGGTTCTGAGTGACGGTTCCAAAATTACCATTCATGGCAATAGTAAGCTAAAATACCCAAAGACATTTAGTGGGGACGAAAGAAGGGTAGAACTGGAGGGGGAAGCCTTTTTTGAAGTTGTAAAAGATAAAAAGCATCCGTTTATAATTTCCACCGGAAAGTTGGAAACCAGAGTGTTGGGTACAAGTTTTAATGTGCGGGCTTATCCATCAGACCAAACAGTTAAAGTAGCTCTTGTAACCGGAAAGGTAAAAGTTACAAATATCAAGAATAATGAATCAATGCATTTGGTTCCTTCACAAATGGCCGTATTCTCCAAGTCGACCCAGCGGCTTGCTAAACAAAGCTTCAATAATGAGGTAGAAACCGGTTGGAGAAACGGAGTGCTTTTGTTTACCAATGCTTCGTTTGCTGAATTAAAAGCCAAGATAGAAGCCCAATATGGCATTACGCTTATTAATGAAAGTGCAAAACAAAAATGGACTTATACAGGACGAATTGCAGAGCAGAATATGAAAGAGGCGATGCAAAATATCTGTTTCGTCAAAGGATTAAGTTATGAAATAAAAGGTGATACCGTAATTGTCAAATAG